A genomic segment from Sphingopyxis sp. DBS4 encodes:
- the hemF gene encoding oxygen-dependent coproporphyrinogen oxidase — translation MISLDPQQQAARSWFESLRDRICAAFEAIERETGSDAHFTYTPWDREAEGIAPGAGGGGVRAVMTGQVFEKVGVNVSTVGGEFAPDFAASIHGAGEDPSFFATGISLVAHMANPHVPAVHMNTRFLATTKRWFGGGADLNPPIPYQEDTDAFHARFRAACAPYGPDVYERYAKWADDYFYIPHRGVHRGVGGIFYDHLECGDDAEFDRNFAFTQGVGEAFLDIFPQVVRRRMGLPFTDADREEQLVWRGRYAEFNLVYDRGTLFGLKTGGNIDAILMSLPPLAKWS, via the coding sequence ATGATCTCGCTCGATCCCCAGCAACAGGCGGCGCGAAGCTGGTTCGAGTCGCTGCGTGACCGCATCTGCGCCGCGTTCGAGGCGATCGAGCGCGAGACCGGCAGCGACGCGCACTTTACCTACACGCCATGGGACCGCGAGGCCGAGGGGATCGCGCCCGGCGCGGGCGGCGGCGGCGTGCGCGCGGTGATGACGGGGCAGGTCTTCGAAAAGGTCGGAGTGAACGTCTCGACCGTCGGCGGCGAATTCGCGCCCGATTTCGCGGCGTCAATCCACGGCGCGGGCGAGGATCCCAGCTTTTTCGCGACCGGAATCAGCCTCGTCGCGCATATGGCGAACCCGCATGTGCCCGCGGTGCATATGAACACGCGCTTCCTCGCGACGACGAAGCGCTGGTTCGGCGGCGGCGCCGACCTCAATCCGCCGATCCCTTACCAGGAAGACACCGACGCCTTTCACGCCCGTTTTCGCGCCGCCTGCGCGCCCTATGGCCCCGACGTCTACGAACGCTACGCCAAATGGGCCGACGATTATTTCTATATCCCACATCGCGGCGTGCATCGCGGCGTCGGCGGCATCTTCTACGATCATCTCGAATGCGGCGACGATGCCGAGTTCGACCGCAATTTCGCCTTCACGCAAGGGGTCGGCGAAGCCTTCCTCGACATCTTCCCGCAGGTCGTGCGGCGGCGCATGGGCCTGCCCTTCACCGACGCCGACCGCGAGGAACAGCTCGTCTGGCGCGGGCGCTATGCCGAATTCAACCTCGTCTACGATCGCGGAACGCTGTTCGGGCTCAAGACCGGCGGCAATATCGACGCGATCCTGATGAGCCTGCCGCCGCTCGCCAAGTGGAGCTGA
- a CDS encoding TonB-dependent siderophore receptor, with translation MRGSTSALLLASTAIGLLACMPARAQDNAPAAQGEAADGEGQGSDGSDIVVVGTRIQGARVTEALPVVVLDQDRIDAVGAVSGDELIRSIPQMGDVSFNPGNNAQTSNAARGDVGSVNLRSLGVGNTLVLLNGRRVVTHPASQGLSDTGTVPVLSYNSNAIPTTGLQRFEVLLDGAAALYGSDAVAGVVNTVLKDNYDGLRLQAQYGGAEGTHLREFQGNILAGKSFDRGNITVSFEYTDRSALRAEDQDFTASADLRPLFADYPDFADSTTPDGRATRGPWPALQVQIAGGRPRLGSTNMTTAAGSFTVRPPSFGGCTYQLSPDLCLVNTSLATNNTFRNLRYDTAIGTTVMPRVKRYNGFANGHYDLTDTLTLFGEFGYYYSDTLRGQPAVINLNQIWIPATNYYNPFGPVGSPNRIPGLTNVPDEGLPVLLTNYRYVDAGPQTVHVTGEQLRALLGIRGETAGFKWDSAFTYSEASAHDSSFAVRSSALQQSLALSTPDAYNPFNGGCATATTYGDCTPSSQVALDAIGFQLQRRSKTTLTMGDFRASRPDLFKLPGGDVGVAFGVEVRRETQRDDRDAAVDGSDPFVDMVSGAITISDAAAVSDNPDTYGKRTVAAAYAELAVPLVSEDMNIPLIRRFDLQLAGRYEHYSDFGSVARPKVAAAWDVFDGLRFRGSFSQGFRAPNLEQVNAVEYARLATSQDFLRCEVDLRAGRIDSFTACGNNVGYSRRVSGNPDLKPEKSTNYNLGAVFEPAFLPADLGRVTFTVDYWSIRQKGIVGILGNDTAIALDYLLRLQGSSNPNVVRDAANADDVAAFAGTGIAPVGRILTVRDQFINLLPQTVRGVDFGFYWRSPETGIGKFDLAVNATRLLKFSRAPGDAVDMLVAAREAGDINAATPLPETENLIEANGRPKWRGSASLTWSLGQFQLGAFARYTGAVDETGFVDADGNPWRVKSQLTANLYAQVRIRDRDGIGGDMRWRVGVRNIANKKPPLSSEGYLGSLYSPYGRYWYSSITTEF, from the coding sequence ATGAGGGGTTCCACATCGGCATTGCTGCTCGCGAGCACGGCGATCGGCCTGCTCGCCTGTATGCCCGCCCGGGCGCAGGACAACGCACCCGCCGCGCAGGGCGAGGCCGCCGATGGCGAGGGCCAGGGCAGCGACGGTTCGGACATCGTCGTCGTCGGCACGCGGATCCAGGGCGCGCGGGTCACCGAGGCTCTGCCGGTCGTCGTTCTCGATCAGGACCGGATCGACGCCGTCGGCGCGGTGAGCGGCGACGAATTGATCCGCAGCATTCCCCAGATGGGCGACGTCAGCTTCAACCCCGGCAACAATGCGCAGACGAGCAACGCGGCGCGCGGCGACGTCGGCTCGGTCAACCTCCGCTCGCTGGGGGTCGGCAACACGCTGGTGTTGCTCAACGGGCGCCGCGTCGTCACCCACCCCGCCAGTCAGGGGCTGTCCGATACCGGCACCGTGCCGGTGCTGAGCTATAATTCCAACGCGATCCCGACGACCGGGCTCCAGCGGTTCGAGGTGCTGCTCGACGGCGCCGCAGCCCTCTATGGTTCGGACGCGGTCGCGGGCGTGGTCAATACCGTGCTCAAGGACAATTATGACGGTCTGCGGCTCCAGGCACAATATGGTGGCGCCGAAGGCACCCATTTGCGCGAGTTCCAGGGCAATATCCTGGCGGGCAAGAGCTTCGATCGCGGCAACATCACCGTCTCGTTCGAATACACCGATCGTTCGGCCTTGCGCGCCGAGGATCAGGATTTCACCGCGTCGGCGGACCTGCGCCCGCTGTTCGCCGATTATCCCGATTTCGCCGATTCGACGACGCCCGACGGGCGCGCGACGCGCGGTCCGTGGCCCGCTCTGCAGGTTCAGATCGCCGGCGGCCGTCCCCGCCTCGGCTCGACCAACATGACAACGGCAGCCGGCTCCTTCACCGTTCGCCCACCAAGTTTCGGCGGTTGCACCTATCAGCTTTCACCCGACCTCTGTCTGGTGAACACCTCGCTCGCGACGAACAACACGTTCCGTAACCTGCGTTACGACACCGCGATCGGCACCACCGTCATGCCGCGCGTCAAGCGCTACAACGGCTTCGCCAACGGGCATTACGACCTGACCGACACGCTGACCCTGTTCGGCGAGTTCGGCTATTATTATTCGGACACGCTGCGGGGCCAGCCGGCGGTGATCAACCTCAACCAGATCTGGATTCCCGCGACCAACTATTACAATCCCTTCGGGCCGGTCGGCAGCCCCAACCGCATTCCCGGGCTGACCAACGTCCCTGACGAGGGGCTGCCGGTGCTGCTCACCAATTACCGCTATGTCGATGCGGGGCCGCAGACGGTGCATGTCACCGGCGAGCAGCTTCGCGCGCTGCTCGGTATCCGGGGCGAGACCGCGGGCTTCAAATGGGACAGCGCCTTCACCTATTCGGAGGCGAGCGCCCACGACAGCAGCTTCGCGGTGCGCAGTTCGGCGCTTCAGCAGAGCCTCGCGCTGTCGACCCCCGACGCCTATAATCCGTTCAACGGCGGCTGCGCCACGGCAACGACCTATGGCGACTGCACGCCCAGTTCGCAGGTCGCGCTTGATGCGATCGGCTTCCAGCTCCAGCGCCGGTCGAAGACGACGCTGACGATGGGCGATTTCCGCGCCTCGCGCCCCGATCTGTTCAAGCTGCCCGGCGGCGATGTCGGCGTGGCGTTCGGCGTCGAAGTCCGGCGCGAGACCCAGCGCGACGACCGCGACGCCGCGGTCGACGGCTCCGATCCCTTCGTCGACATGGTGTCGGGCGCGATCACGATCAGCGATGCCGCCGCGGTCAGCGACAATCCCGACACCTATGGCAAGCGCACCGTCGCCGCCGCCTATGCCGAACTGGCGGTGCCGTTGGTGTCGGAGGATATGAATATCCCGCTGATACGGCGCTTCGACCTCCAGCTCGCCGGTCGCTATGAGCATTACAGCGATTTCGGCAGTGTCGCGCGGCCGAAGGTCGCCGCGGCATGGGACGTGTTCGACGGCCTCCGCTTTCGCGGCTCCTTCTCGCAGGGCTTCCGCGCACCGAACCTCGAACAGGTCAATGCCGTTGAATATGCCCGCCTTGCGACCAGCCAGGATTTCCTGCGCTGCGAGGTCGATCTGCGCGCCGGGCGGATCGACAGCTTCACCGCCTGCGGGAACAATGTCGGCTATTCGCGCCGCGTGTCGGGCAACCCCGACCTCAAGCCCGAAAAGAGCACCAACTATAATCTCGGCGCGGTGTTCGAGCCGGCCTTCCTGCCCGCCGATCTCGGCCGGGTGACCTTCACGGTCGACTATTGGTCGATCCGGCAAAAGGGCATCGTTGGCATCCTCGGCAACGACACCGCGATCGCGCTCGACTATCTGCTGCGTCTGCAAGGATCGTCGAACCCCAACGTCGTCCGCGACGCCGCCAACGCCGACGATGTCGCGGCCTTTGCGGGAACCGGCATCGCGCCGGTCGGCCGTATCCTGACGGTGCGCGACCAGTTCATCAACCTGTTGCCGCAGACGGTGCGCGGGGTCGACTTCGGCTTCTACTGGCGGTCACCCGAGACCGGAATCGGCAAGTTCGATCTGGCGGTCAACGCGACGCGACTGCTCAAATTCTCCCGCGCGCCGGGCGACGCGGTCGACATGCTCGTCGCCGCGCGCGAAGCAGGCGACATCAACGCCGCGACGCCGCTGCCCGAGACCGAGAATCTGATCGAGGCCAACGGCCGCCCGAAATGGCGCGGCTCGGCATCGCTGACCTGGTCGCTCGGCCAGTTCCAGCTCGGCGCCTTCGCGCGCTATACCGGCGCGGTCGACGAAACAGGCTTCGTCGACGCCGACGGCAATCCGTGGCGGGTCAAGTCGCAGCTTACCGCGAACCTTTATGCTCAGGTCCGCATCCGCGACCGGGACGGGATCGGCGGCGACATGCGCTGGCGCGTCGGCGTCCGCAACATCGCCAACAAAAAGCCGCCACTGTCGTCGGAAGGCTATCTGGGGTCGCTCTACAGCCCCTATGGCCGTTATTGGTACAGCTCGATCACCACGGAGTTCTGA
- a CDS encoding DUF1134 domain-containing protein, producing MRKTLATFAATTLASIGLMLAPVAANGQMTSVDPNTAIDSDLDNPQPVTPAPSVNDPAPADPTLNSDLATGDEQYSTTPDTGVATTTADSATAAASDGSTYKKDDLIGAAEGVFGKGAQGLAGLIEDILKKQGEPNAYIVGREAGGALGIGVRYGSGTLHHKIEGERPVYWTGPSIGFDAGANAGSTFVLVYNLFDTEDIYKRYPAGEGAAYLVGGFNASYLRRGDVVLIPIRVGVGARLGVNVGYMKIRKKQNWVPF from the coding sequence ATGCGTAAAACGCTTGCCACTTTTGCCGCCACCACCCTGGCATCGATCGGGCTGATGCTCGCGCCGGTCGCGGCGAATGGCCAGATGACCTCGGTCGACCCCAACACCGCGATCGATTCCGATCTCGACAACCCCCAGCCCGTGACTCCGGCGCCTTCCGTGAACGATCCGGCACCCGCCGATCCGACCCTGAACAGCGACCTTGCCACCGGCGACGAACAATATTCGACGACACCCGACACCGGCGTCGCGACCACCACCGCCGATAGCGCGACGGCGGCCGCTTCCGATGGTTCGACCTACAAGAAAGACGATCTGATCGGCGCCGCCGAGGGCGTGTTCGGCAAGGGCGCGCAAGGCCTGGCGGGACTAATCGAGGACATCCTCAAGAAGCAGGGCGAGCCCAACGCCTATATCGTCGGGCGCGAGGCCGGCGGCGCGCTAGGCATCGGCGTTCGCTATGGCTCGGGCACGCTCCACCACAAGATCGAGGGCGAACGGCCGGTTTACTGGACCGGCCCGTCGATCGGCTTCGACGCGGGCGCCAACGCGGGCAGCACCTTCGTCCTCGTCTACAATCTCTTCGACACCGAGGATATCTACAAGCGCTATCCGGCGGGCGAAGGGGCAGCCTATCTCGTCGGCGGCTTCAACGCGAGCTATCTGCGCCGCGGCGACGTCGTGCTGATCCCGATCCGGGTGGGCGTCGGCGCGCGACTGGGTGTCAATGTCGGCTATATGAAGATCCGCAAGAAGCAGAATTGGGTGCCCTTCTAA
- a CDS encoding DUF4886 domain-containing protein, which translates to MKYGSGIWLLIGCAGLAVAPAVTAKESAPAPTAAGAASPAPALNTAPRTILFIGNSFTQGAHSAARNWHADMVTDLNGAGYGGVPALFKAFCEQAGLDYAVSLETQGGKSLGFHYDERRALFDKPWDVVVLQEYSVLDHARPGDPASYIRDVGRMTALFKRRNPAVDIRLAATWTRADQTYTPKGHWYGKPVSAMADDLRAAAEQARAANPAVRGILPVGEAWNRAMAEGIADPDPYDGIAYGQLDLWTYDHYHASVAGYYLSALVTFGAITGIDPVSLGAHEKGADALGLSDAQAVALQKVARDELARLKTVR; encoded by the coding sequence ATGAAATACGGGTCCGGTATCTGGCTCCTGATCGGCTGCGCCGGGCTCGCCGTCGCGCCGGCGGTCACGGCAAAGGAGAGCGCGCCCGCGCCGACCGCCGCCGGCGCGGCATCCCCTGCCCCCGCTCTGAACACGGCGCCGCGAACAATCCTGTTCATCGGCAACAGCTTCACCCAGGGCGCGCATTCGGCGGCGCGCAACTGGCACGCGGACATGGTCACCGATCTCAACGGCGCCGGCTATGGCGGTGTTCCGGCGCTGTTCAAGGCCTTTTGCGAGCAGGCGGGGCTCGATTATGCCGTCAGCCTCGAGACGCAGGGGGGCAAGTCGCTCGGCTTTCATTACGACGAGCGGCGCGCGCTGTTCGACAAGCCGTGGGACGTCGTCGTCCTCCAGGAATATAGCGTTCTCGACCACGCCCGGCCCGGCGATCCCGCCAGCTATATCCGCGATGTCGGCCGGATGACCGCGCTGTTCAAAAGGCGCAATCCGGCGGTCGACATCCGGCTCGCCGCGACGTGGACGCGCGCCGACCAGACCTATACGCCCAAGGGCCATTGGTACGGCAAGCCGGTGAGCGCGATGGCCGACGACCTGCGCGCCGCCGCCGAGCAGGCCCGCGCCGCCAACCCTGCCGTCCGGGGCATATTGCCCGTGGGCGAGGCATGGAACCGGGCGATGGCGGAGGGTATCGCTGACCCCGATCCTTATGACGGCATCGCCTACGGCCAGCTCGATCTTTGGACCTACGACCATTATCACGCGAGCGTTGCGGGCTATTATCTGTCCGCGCTGGTTACCTTTGGCGCGATCACAGGGATCGATCCCGTCAGCCTGGGCGCGCACGAGAAGGGCGCCGATGCGCTCGGCCTCTCGGACGCGCAGGCGGTTGCCCTGCAGAAGGTCGCACGCGACGAGCTGGCGCGATTGAAAACCGTGCGCTGA
- a CDS encoding cytochrome b/b6 — MSFPWAKPYEPQHPLMKWMDEKLPIPRLVYNATGPGYPVPRNLNYFWNFGVLAGAALVIQIVTGIVLAMHYAANAGVAFNSVEHIMRDVNAGWFIRYAHMNGASMFFIVVYLHIFRGLYYGSYKAPREMVWLLGVVIFLLMMATAFMGYVLPWGQMSFWGAQVITGFFSAIPVVGDPIRVWLLGGFAPDNAALNRFFSLHYLLPFVIAGVIILHIWALHIPGSSNPTGIEVKDEQDTVPFHPYYTAKDGFGVGVFLLVFVALTFFSPNLLGHADNYIPANPLSTPAHIVPEWYFWPFYAILRAFTFNFLWIDAKLWGVIAMFAAIALLFFLPWLDSSPVKSSNYRPLNRIFFWVLVVDVFILGFCGKSPAEQPYVIMSQLAAAYYFAHFLIILPIVSRIERPLPMPNSITEAVLAKHADDTSAATA, encoded by the coding sequence ATGAGCTTTCCCTGGGCCAAACCATATGAACCCCAGCATCCGCTGATGAAGTGGATGGACGAGAAGTTGCCGATTCCGCGGCTTGTCTACAATGCCACCGGTCCCGGCTATCCGGTTCCGCGCAACCTCAACTATTTCTGGAACTTCGGCGTCCTCGCGGGTGCCGCGCTGGTCATCCAGATCGTCACCGGTATCGTGCTGGCGATGCATTATGCCGCCAATGCGGGCGTCGCCTTCAACTCGGTCGAGCATATCATGCGCGACGTGAACGCCGGCTGGTTCATCCGCTACGCGCATATGAACGGCGCGAGCATGTTCTTCATCGTCGTTTATCTGCACATCTTCCGCGGCCTTTATTACGGATCGTACAAGGCGCCGCGCGAAATGGTGTGGCTGCTCGGCGTCGTGATCTTCCTCCTGATGATGGCGACCGCCTTCATGGGCTATGTCCTTCCCTGGGGCCAGATGAGCTTCTGGGGGGCGCAGGTGATCACCGGCTTCTTCTCGGCGATTCCGGTCGTCGGCGATCCGATCCGCGTCTGGCTGCTCGGTGGCTTCGCGCCCGACAATGCCGCGCTCAACCGCTTCTTCTCGCTCCACTATCTGCTGCCGTTCGTGATCGCGGGGGTCATCATCCTGCATATCTGGGCGCTGCACATTCCGGGGTCGTCGAACCCGACGGGCATCGAGGTGAAGGACGAACAGGATACCGTCCCGTTCCACCCCTATTACACCGCAAAGGACGGCTTCGGCGTCGGCGTGTTCCTGCTCGTCTTCGTCGCGTTGACCTTCTTCAGCCCGAACCTGCTCGGCCATGCGGACAATTATATCCCCGCCAACCCGCTTTCGACCCCCGCGCATATCGTGCCCGAATGGTATTTCTGGCCCTTCTACGCGATCCTGCGCGCCTTCACCTTCAACTTCCTGTGGATCGATGCGAAACTGTGGGGCGTCATCGCGATGTTCGCGGCGATCGCGCTACTGTTCTTCCTGCCGTGGCTCGACAGCTCGCCGGTCAAGTCGTCGAACTATCGTCCGCTCAACCGCATTTTCTTCTGGGTTCTCGTCGTCGACGTGTTCATCCTGGGGTTCTGCGGCAAGAGTCCGGCCGAACAGCCGTACGTGATCATGAGCCAGCTCGCCGCGGCTTATTATTTCGCGCACTTCCTGATCATATTGCCGATCGTCTCGCGGATCGAACGTCCGCTGCCGATGCCGAACTCGATCACGGAAGCGGTCCTCGCAAAGCATGCCGACGACACGTCGGCGGCCACGGCCTGA
- a CDS encoding cytochrome c1: protein MVRPLGFLVGLGFIAALLCAILTTPLSNEANASHAFHKEPKHLALSSDGLLPHWDKAKLQRGMQVYKEVCSACHSLNLVAFRDIADLGYSEGQIKSFAKSYDTIPSVNPDTGEPSTRTGLPSDHFPAPYANETAARAANNNALPPDLSLITKAREGGKNYVYSLLTGFQNPPANLPKELQPPTGLHYNPYFANLNLAMAPPLHDGQVTFADGSPNTVKAMASDVAAFLVWTAEPKLVKRVQVGWAAFIFLLIFTGLTYMSYRNIWADKKH, encoded by the coding sequence ATGGTTCGTCCGCTCGGTTTTCTCGTCGGTCTGGGTTTCATCGCAGCCCTGCTGTGCGCGATCCTGACCACGCCCCTTTCCAACGAAGCCAATGCTTCGCACGCGTTCCACAAGGAACCGAAGCATCTTGCGCTGTCGAGTGACGGTCTGCTCCCGCACTGGGACAAGGCCAAGCTGCAGCGCGGGATGCAGGTGTACAAGGAAGTCTGTTCGGCGTGCCACAGCCTGAACCTCGTCGCCTTCCGCGACATCGCGGATCTCGGCTATAGCGAGGGGCAGATCAAGAGCTTCGCCAAAAGCTATGACACGATCCCGTCGGTCAATCCCGACACCGGCGAACCGTCGACGCGCACGGGCCTGCCGTCGGATCATTTCCCGGCGCCCTACGCCAATGAAACCGCGGCGCGCGCGGCGAACAACAATGCGTTGCCGCCCGACCTGTCGCTGATCACCAAGGCGCGCGAAGGCGGCAAGAACTATGTCTATTCGCTGCTGACCGGCTTCCAGAATCCCCCGGCGAACCTGCCGAAGGAACTGCAGCCGCCGACGGGCCTGCACTACAACCCCTATTTCGCGAACCTCAACCTCGCGATGGCGCCGCCGCTGCACGACGGGCAGGTGACCTTTGCCGACGGTTCGCCGAACACGGTGAAAGCGATGGCGAGCGATGTCGCCGCCTTCCTGGTGTGGACCGCCGAGCCGAAGCTGGTGAAGCGCGTTCAGGTGGGCTGGGCAGCCTTCATCTTCCTGCTCATCTTCACTGGCCTGACCTATATGTCGTACCGGAACATCTGGGCCGACAAGAAGCATTGA
- a CDS encoding adenine phosphoribosyltransferase: MIALPPRPDLDLASLVRTIPDFPKPGIQFRDITTLIGDAAGFSESVRRLAARAAAYRPDYIVAVEARGFLFGAAMATAMGVGLVPVRKAGKLPGVTIGVDYELEYGVDRLELHEGAVTAGHRVVLVDDLLATGGTILAAARLMQSVGAEVAAALFVIGLPDLGGSQRLEAAGLTCETLIAFDGD; this comes from the coding sequence ATGATCGCTCTCCCGCCTCGGCCCGACCTCGACCTTGCGTCGCTGGTCCGCACCATCCCGGACTTTCCTAAGCCGGGCATCCAGTTCCGCGATATCACCACGCTGATCGGCGACGCCGCCGGCTTTTCCGAAAGCGTCCGCCGCCTGGCCGCCCGCGCCGCTGCCTATCGTCCCGACTATATCGTCGCGGTCGAGGCGCGGGGCTTCCTGTTCGGTGCGGCGATGGCGACCGCGATGGGCGTCGGTCTCGTCCCGGTGCGCAAGGCGGGCAAGCTGCCGGGCGTCACCATCGGCGTCGACTACGAGCTCGAATATGGCGTCGACCGCCTCGAACTGCACGAAGGCGCGGTGACCGCGGGGCATCGTGTCGTGCTCGTCGATGATCTGCTCGCGACCGGCGGCACGATCCTCGCCGCCGCAAGACTGATGCAGAGCGTCGGCGCCGAGGTCGCCGCCGCGCTGTTCGTGATCGGCCTCCCCGATCTGGGCGGCTCGCAGCGGCTCGAGGCCGCGGGGCTGACATGCGAGACGCTGATCGCCTTCGACGGGGATTAG
- a CDS encoding tRNA (cytidine(34)-2'-O)-methyltransferase has protein sequence MEIALFQPDIAGNVGTILRTAACFGAPAHIIEPCGFPFGDAALKRAGMDYAVRANVRRHPGWDAFRQWAQIGGQRLVLLSTAGATPLPDFDFDQGDVLLFGSESAGVPHHVHEAVAARVAIPMQPGFRSLNVAVAAGIALAEALRQTKGFSA, from the coding sequence ATGGAAATCGCCCTGTTTCAGCCCGATATTGCCGGCAATGTCGGCACGATCCTGCGCACCGCCGCCTGTTTCGGGGCGCCCGCGCATATCATCGAGCCGTGCGGTTTCCCCTTCGGCGACGCGGCGCTGAAGCGCGCCGGAATGGATTATGCGGTGCGCGCCAATGTCCGGCGGCATCCCGGCTGGGACGCGTTCCGCCAATGGGCACAGATCGGCGGCCAGCGCCTCGTCCTGCTCTCGACCGCGGGCGCGACTCCGCTTCCCGACTTTGATTTCGATCAAGGCGATGTGCTGCTCTTCGGATCAGAGAGCGCCGGCGTTCCGCACCATGTCCACGAGGCCGTCGCCGCGCGGGTCGCGATTCCGATGCAGCCCGGCTTTCGCTCCTTGAATGTCGCGGTCGCGGCTGGCATCGCGCTCGCCGAGGCGCTCCGCCAAACGAAAGGCTTTTCCGCATGA
- the petA gene encoding ubiquinol-cytochrome c reductase iron-sulfur subunit: MASETETTAGIEDGVRRRDFINIAAVSFAGVGAAAVVLPLVNQMNPSADVLALSSTEIDISAIQPGQAIKTSWRKQPVFVRNLTPVEIAEAKKVPLSDLRDPQTIDERTKPGKENWLITLGVCTHLGCVPLGAAEGENRGDYGGYFCPCHGSHYDTAARIRKGPAPKNLAVPPYEFNSDTVVTIG; this comes from the coding sequence ATGGCCAGTGAAACCGAAACTACCGCCGGCATCGAAGATGGCGTGCGGCGCCGGGACTTCATCAATATCGCGGCGGTCAGTTTCGCCGGTGTCGGTGCGGCCGCGGTGGTGCTTCCCCTGGTCAATCAGATGAATCCTTCCGCTGACGTGCTTGCGCTGTCGTCGACCGAAATCGACATTTCGGCGATTCAGCCGGGGCAGGCCATCAAGACGAGCTGGCGCAAGCAGCCGGTGTTCGTCCGCAACCTGACCCCGGTCGAGATCGCGGAGGCGAAGAAGGTTCCCTTGAGCGACCTGCGCGACCCGCAGACGATCGACGAGCGCACCAAGCCCGGCAAGGAAAACTGGCTGATCACGCTCGGCGTCTGCACCCATCTCGGCTGCGTGCCGCTCGGCGCCGCCGAGGGCGAGAACCGCGGCGATTACGGCGGTTATTTCTGCCCGTGCCACGGGTCGCACTACGACACCGCGGCGCGCATCCGTAAGGGCCCGGCACCCAAGAATCTGGCTGTGCCGCCCTATGAATTCAACAGCGACACCGTCGTGACGATCGGCTGA
- a CDS encoding nitronate monooxygenase family protein, protein MAPHDLLSLLGIDLPIIQAPMAGVSSPDMAAAVSEAGALGSIGVGATDVDGARGMIAAVRARTARPFQVNLFCHRPAIADTGRERRWIERFRPLFAEFDAEPPETLGEIYRSFVGHDAMLEMLIDERPPVVSFHFGLPTEKVIAALHAAGIILLATATSLAEAEAVAAAGIDAIVAQGWEAGGHRGIFDPDARDDRLGTMALTRLLAQRLDRPVIAAGGIMDGAGIAAVLNLGASAAQLGTAFVACDESLADAAYRAALLGDAARHTAMVRAVSGRPARILSNRFAAQDAVIDPAEIPAYPITYDLGKALHAAAKARGEHGYGAQWAGQGAPLARAMSAADLVAALVAELEAARRA, encoded by the coding sequence ATGGCCCCTCACGATCTACTCTCGCTTCTCGGCATCGATCTGCCGATCATTCAGGCGCCGATGGCGGGCGTATCGTCGCCCGACATGGCGGCGGCGGTCAGCGAGGCGGGGGCGCTGGGTTCGATCGGCGTCGGTGCGACCGACGTCGACGGGGCGCGGGGGATGATCGCCGCGGTGCGCGCACGCACGGCGCGGCCGTTTCAGGTCAATCTGTTCTGCCACCGGCCCGCGATCGCCGATACCGGGCGCGAGCGCCGGTGGATCGAACGCTTCCGCCCGCTGTTCGCCGAGTTCGATGCCGAACCGCCGGAAACGCTCGGTGAAATCTATCGCAGCTTCGTCGGCCATGACGCGATGCTGGAAATGCTGATCGACGAGCGCCCGCCGGTCGTCAGCTTCCATTTCGGTCTGCCCACCGAGAAGGTGATCGCGGCGCTGCATGCGGCCGGGATCATCCTGCTCGCCACGGCCACCAGTCTCGCCGAGGCGGAGGCTGTGGCTGCCGCCGGGATCGATGCCATCGTCGCACAGGGATGGGAGGCGGGCGGCCACCGGGGGATATTCGATCCCGACGCGCGCGACGACCGGCTCGGGACGATGGCGCTCACCCGCTTGCTTGCGCAGCGGCTCGACCGGCCGGTCATCGCGGCGGGCGGGATCATGGACGGCGCGGGCATCGCCGCCGTGCTCAACCTTGGCGCCTCCGCCGCGCAGCTCGGCACGGCTTTCGTCGCCTGCGACGAGAGCCTGGCCGACGCGGCCTATCGCGCCGCGCTTCTCGGCGATGCGGCGCGTCATACCGCGATGGTGCGCGCCGTATCGGGCCGACCCGCGCGTATCCTGTCCAATCGCTTCGCCGCGCAGGATGCCGTGATCGATCCGGCCGAAATTCCCGCCTATCCGATCACTTATGATCTGGGCAAAGCGCTGCATGCCGCCGCCAAGGCGCGGGGCGAGCATGGGTATGGGGCGCAATGGGCGGGGCAGGGCGCGCCGCTCGCGCGCGCGATGTCGGCAGCCGATCTCGTCGCGGCGCTGGTGGCCGAACTCGAAGCGGCACGGCGCGCGTAG